In Polaribacter sp. Hel_I_88, the following proteins share a genomic window:
- a CDS encoding SPFH domain-containing protein, whose protein sequence is MNPTILIIIVLSVLILFAAFFMVKQQTAAIIERFGKFHSIRQSGLHLKIPLIDKVAGRLSLKILQLDVIVETKTLDDVFVKLKVSVQYKVINNKVYDAFYKLDYPADQITSYVFDVVRAEVPKMKLDDVFVKKDDIALAVKAELNDAMSDYGFDIIRTLVTDIDPDPQVKIAMNRINASEREKIAAQFEGDAQRILIVERAKAEAESKRLQGQGIADQRREIARGLEESVEVLNKVGINSQEASALIVVTQHYDTLQSIGQETNSNLILLPNSPQAGSQMLNDMVASFTASNQIGEAMKNQKPKKKND, encoded by the coding sequence ATGAATCCAACTATCCTAATTATTATAGTCTTATCCGTTCTTATTCTTTTTGCCGCTTTTTTTATGGTAAAACAACAAACAGCTGCAATTATAGAACGTTTTGGAAAATTCCATAGCATTCGCCAATCTGGTTTGCATTTAAAAATTCCTTTAATTGATAAAGTTGCAGGAAGATTAAGTTTAAAAATTTTACAATTAGATGTTATTGTAGAAACTAAAACCTTAGATGATGTTTTTGTAAAGTTAAAAGTTTCTGTACAATACAAAGTTATCAACAACAAAGTATATGATGCTTTTTATAAATTAGATTATCCTGCAGATCAAATAACTAGTTATGTTTTTGATGTAGTAAGAGCCGAAGTTCCTAAAATGAAATTAGATGATGTTTTTGTAAAAAAAGATGATATTGCTTTAGCTGTAAAGGCAGAATTAAATGATGCCATGTCTGATTATGGTTTTGATATTATTAGAACATTAGTAACAGATATAGATCCAGATCCTCAAGTTAAAATTGCCATGAACAGAATTAATGCTTCTGAACGTGAAAAAATTGCAGCTCAATTTGAAGGAGATGCACAACGTATTTTAATTGTAGAGCGTGCAAAAGCAGAAGCAGAAAGCAAACGTTTACAAGGACAAGGTATTGCAGACCAAAGACGCGAAATTGCACGTGGTTTAGAAGAATCTGTAGAAGTTTTAAATAAAGTTGGTATCAATAGCCAAGAAGCGTCTGCATTAATTGTAGTTACACAACATTATGATACATTACAATCTATTGGACAAGAAACCAATAGCAACTTAATTTTGTTACCAAATTCACCACAAGCAGGTAGTCAAATGCTAAATGATATGGTTGCAAGTTTTACAGCTAGTAATCAAATTGGAGAGGCAATGAAAAATCAGAAACCAAAAAAGAAAAACGATTAA
- a CDS encoding twin-arginine translocase TatA/TatE family subunit codes for MNSLHTFLAIPGGYSIILIVVVVLLLFGGKKIPELMKGLGGGIKEFKKASKDEEGEKIEEKK; via the coding sequence ATGAATAGTTTACATACATTTTTAGCAATTCCAGGAGGATACTCAATAATATTAATTGTAGTAGTTGTTTTATTGTTATTTGGTGGCAAGAAAATACCTGAACTAATGAAAGGTTTAGGTGGTGGTATAAAAGAGTTTAAAAAGGCTTCTAAAGACGAAGAAGGAGAAAAAATAGAAGAAAAGAAGTAA
- a CDS encoding head GIN domain-containing protein, which translates to MKKIICICLLMSSFLGQSQTTVTKNLGDYKILKVYNGIELELIKSTEAKLIITGKKSEMVKIKNVDNTLKISLPFSLKPEDNAANGQVLVKLYYNTIIDVIDANENATITGNEIEQEKLEVNSQERAFINLVLKVKHLEVRATSGGIIKLTGTTKNQNVDVDLYGIYNGFGLKADSNSTVKAGTGARAEVLAEETLDAKVSFGGSIFYKGNPEVLKDKKVIGGIIQKRD; encoded by the coding sequence ATGAAAAAAATAATTTGTATTTGTTTGTTAATGAGTTCTTTTTTAGGACAATCGCAAACTACAGTCACTAAAAATTTAGGAGATTACAAAATCTTAAAAGTTTATAATGGTATAGAATTAGAGTTGATAAAATCTACCGAAGCTAAACTTATAATTACAGGCAAAAAGTCTGAAATGGTGAAGATTAAAAATGTAGATAATACTTTAAAAATATCGTTACCTTTTTCTTTAAAACCAGAAGATAATGCTGCAAATGGTCAGGTTTTAGTAAAATTATATTACAATACTATTATTGATGTGATTGATGCTAATGAAAATGCTACCATCACAGGAAATGAAATAGAACAAGAAAAATTAGAAGTAAATTCGCAAGAAAGAGCGTTTATCAACCTAGTTTTAAAAGTAAAACATTTAGAAGTTAGAGCAACTTCTGGAGGAATTATTAAATTAACGGGAACTACAAAAAACCAGAATGTAGATGTAGATTTATATGGTATTTACAATGGTTTTGGTTTAAAAGCAGACTCAAACTCTACTGTAAAAGCAGGTACAGGAGCAAGAGCAGAAGTTTTAGCAGAGGAAACTTTAGATGCTAAGGTAAGTTTTGGAGGGTCTATTTTTTACAAAGGAAACCCAGAAGTTTTAAAAGATAAAAAAGTAATTGGTGGCATTATACAAAAAAGAGATTAA
- a CDS encoding YbjQ family protein — protein sequence MTKIKRKPMILTTTNNIENHQIVDYLGIVTGTAYDSSYSTNGKSMSFKDMFSMSKYKEMYTLGLESIKEKAFQDLKDNAVKLGANAVVGIQIDVEPFTNYNTLLVSITGTAVRVK from the coding sequence ATGACAAAAATAAAAAGAAAACCAATGATTTTAACAACAACAAACAACATAGAAAACCATCAAATAGTAGATTATTTAGGCATTGTAACTGGTACAGCTTACGATTCTAGTTATTCTACAAACGGAAAAAGTATGTCTTTTAAAGATATGTTTAGCATGTCTAAATACAAAGAAATGTACACATTAGGTTTAGAAAGTATTAAGGAAAAAGCCTTTCAAGATTTAAAAGATAATGCTGTAAAATTAGGTGCAAATGCAGTGGTTGGTATTCAAATAGATGTAGAACCCTTTACTAATTATAACACTTTACTAGTTTCTATTACAGGAACTGCAGTAAGAGTAAAATAA
- the rnr gene encoding ribonuclease R: MTKKKKKIYKKKGKIVKDLTKNIFRILNVDSSKSFNYKQIAAKLKIEDTDGKNQVIQKLVELTSSKKIKEIDRGKFQINEDRKYSIGTLDITSNGNGYFMTDDYENDIFIPNNNLGKGLHGDVVKAYVYKRKRSNKLEADVVEIIERSKNEFVGVLQKSKNFGFVICDNNKMYADIFISESKMNGAEHGDKVQAKLIDWPENSKNPFGKITTVLGKPGDHDTEMHSILLEYDLPYEFEPEVEKEAESLPIEITKEEIAKRRDMRGDLTFTIDPKDAKDFDDALSFKKLENGNFEIGIHIADVSHYLQPNTVLDDEAYARATSVYLVDRVVPMLPEMLSNGVCSLRPNEEKLTFSAVFEINEKAQIVGEWFGRTVTYSDQRFAYEEAQSIIENVTLSDDVQPYTMPADISITDTSYEVKPAVVEATLKLDELAKILRKKRMKQGAISFDRVEVKFNLDEDANPVGVFFKTSQDANKLIEEFMLLANRKVAEFIGSHKGRPSNKTFIYRVHDEPNDEKLASLQNIISKFGYKINTDTKESTSATLNQLLSDVQGKAESNMIETLAIRTMSKAVYTTQNIGHYGLAFDYYSHFTSPIRRYPDVMTHRLLQHYLDGGESPKALPYEERCKHSSHREELASKAERSSIKYMQVKYMQDHKDEVFEGVITGVTEWGIYVEITANKCEGMVRIRDIKSDYYIFDEEQYAIVGQSTKNMYQLGDDVKVQVKKTDLERKHLDFNLIEE; this comes from the coding sequence ATGACAAAAAAGAAGAAAAAAATATATAAAAAGAAAGGAAAAATTGTAAAAGATTTAACTAAAAATATATTCAGAATATTAAACGTAGATAGTAGTAAGTCTTTTAATTACAAACAAATAGCTGCTAAATTAAAAATTGAAGATACAGATGGTAAAAACCAAGTTATTCAAAAATTAGTGGAATTAACAAGTTCAAAGAAAATTAAAGAAATAGACAGAGGTAAATTTCAGATTAACGAAGATCGTAAATATTCCATTGGTACTTTAGATATTACCTCTAATGGAAATGGATATTTTATGACAGATGATTATGAAAATGACATTTTTATACCCAACAATAATCTTGGTAAAGGTTTGCATGGAGATGTTGTAAAAGCCTATGTTTACAAACGAAAAAGAAGTAATAAATTAGAGGCAGACGTTGTAGAAATTATAGAACGTTCTAAAAACGAATTTGTTGGTGTTTTACAAAAAAGTAAAAATTTTGGTTTTGTAATTTGTGATAACAATAAAATGTACGCAGATATTTTTATCTCTGAAAGTAAAATGAATGGAGCAGAACATGGAGATAAAGTACAAGCAAAACTAATTGATTGGCCAGAAAATTCTAAAAATCCGTTTGGTAAAATAACCACAGTTTTAGGAAAACCAGGAGATCATGATACAGAAATGCATTCTATTTTATTAGAATATGATTTGCCTTACGAATTTGAACCAGAAGTAGAAAAAGAAGCTGAAAGTTTACCCATAGAAATTACCAAAGAGGAAATTGCCAAACGTAGAGATATGAGAGGCGATTTAACGTTTACCATCGATCCAAAAGATGCTAAAGATTTTGATGATGCATTGTCATTCAAAAAATTAGAAAATGGCAATTTTGAAATTGGAATTCATATTGCAGATGTTTCACATTATTTACAACCCAATACTGTTTTAGATGATGAAGCCTATGCAAGAGCAACTTCTGTTTATTTGGTGGATAGAGTAGTACCAATGTTACCAGAAATGTTAAGTAATGGTGTATGTTCTTTAAGACCAAATGAAGAGAAATTAACATTTTCTGCTGTGTTTGAAATCAATGAAAAAGCACAAATAGTAGGGGAGTGGTTTGGTAGAACAGTTACTTATTCAGACCAACGTTTTGCTTATGAAGAAGCTCAAAGTATTATTGAAAATGTAACTTTATCTGATGATGTGCAGCCTTACACAATGCCTGCAGATATTTCGATTACAGATACTTCTTATGAAGTAAAACCAGCAGTTGTAGAAGCAACTTTAAAATTAGATGAATTGGCAAAAATTCTTCGTAAAAAGCGAATGAAACAAGGTGCAATTTCTTTTGATAGAGTAGAGGTGAAGTTCAATTTAGATGAAGATGCAAATCCTGTTGGGGTTTTCTTTAAAACGAGCCAAGATGCTAATAAATTAATTGAAGAATTTATGTTATTAGCCAACAGAAAAGTAGCAGAATTTATTGGAAGTCATAAAGGAAGACCATCAAACAAAACATTTATTTACAGAGTACATGATGAACCAAATGACGAGAAATTAGCTTCGTTACAAAACATCATCAGTAAGTTTGGTTATAAAATAAATACAGATACCAAAGAAAGTACATCAGCCACTTTAAATCAATTGTTAAGTGATGTTCAAGGCAAAGCAGAATCTAACATGATTGAAACTTTAGCGATTAGAACCATGAGTAAAGCTGTGTATACAACTCAAAATATTGGGCATTATGGTTTGGCTTTTGATTATTATAGCCATTTTACATCGCCAATTAGACGTTATCCTGATGTGATGACACATAGATTGTTGCAACATTATTTAGATGGAGGAGAATCGCCAAAAGCGCTTCCTTATGAAGAACGATGTAAACATTCTTCACATAGAGAGGAATTAGCTTCAAAAGCAGAAAGATCTTCTATAAAATACATGCAAGTTAAATACATGCAAGATCATAAAGATGAAGTTTTTGAGGGTGTTATTACAGGAGTTACAGAATGGGGAATTTATGTAGAAATTACTGCCAATAAATGTGAAGGAATGGTTAGAATTAGAGATATAAAAAGCGATTATTATATTTTTGATGAAGAGCAATATGCTATTGTTGGGCAATCCACAAAAAATATGTATCAGTTAGGTGATGATGTAAAAGTGCAAGTAAAAAAGACAGATTTAGAACGCAAACATTTAGATTTTAATTTGATAGAAGAGTAA
- a CDS encoding diacylglycerol kinase family protein, with protein MNKLPVDKVNFSDTNVNRWFIVANPTSGNRNFSKKWKLIQQLLRNKNIDFSFSITQFAKHEIELVQNAVKKGYRNFISVGGDGTLHHVVNAIMLQRYVKTSDITIAVIPLGTGNDWIKTYNIPNDIKKAIEIINKKKTILQDIGVLETADKKMTYFNNAAGLGYDAYIVNKLKKLKSFGAASYLLAGIYGLFFYKKSVFSISFDDKKIETTCLMTVIGLCKFSGGGMQFTKDVNPSDGFFDISIAKNITFLDLVLNINKLYSGEIVHHKKFETYKTKEIHIHPKNSTPFIQADGELIGTGNVTAKILERAINFVVN; from the coding sequence TTGAATAAACTACCTGTTGATAAAGTAAATTTTAGCGATACTAATGTTAATCGTTGGTTTATAGTTGCAAACCCCACTTCTGGCAATCGTAATTTTTCTAAAAAGTGGAAGCTAATTCAGCAATTATTACGAAATAAGAATATTGATTTTTCTTTTTCTATTACCCAATTTGCCAAACACGAAATTGAATTGGTACAAAACGCAGTTAAAAAAGGATATAGAAACTTTATTTCTGTAGGTGGAGATGGAACCCTACATCATGTAGTGAATGCAATAATGCTGCAAAGATATGTAAAAACTTCGGATATAACTATTGCAGTAATTCCTTTAGGAACTGGAAATGATTGGATAAAAACATATAATATTCCTAATGATATTAAAAAAGCAATTGAAATCATCAACAAAAAAAAGACAATTCTACAAGATATTGGTGTTTTAGAAACTGCTGATAAAAAAATGACTTATTTTAATAATGCAGCTGGTTTAGGGTATGATGCATACATTGTTAACAAACTAAAAAAACTAAAAAGTTTTGGTGCTGCATCGTATCTTTTAGCAGGGATTTATGGTTTATTTTTTTATAAAAAATCCGTCTTTTCTATTTCTTTTGATGATAAAAAAATAGAAACAACTTGTTTAATGACGGTAATCGGACTTTGTAAATTTTCTGGAGGTGGCATGCAGTTTACCAAAGATGTAAATCCTTCTGATGGTTTTTTTGATATTTCCATTGCAAAAAACATTACTTTTTTAGATTTAGTATTGAATATCAATAAATTATATTCAGGGGAAATTGTGCATCATAAAAAGTTTGAAACGTATAAAACAAAAGAAATACATATACACCCTAAAAATAGTACACCCTTTATTCAAGCTGATGGAGAATTGATTGGGACTGGAAACGTAACTGCGAAAATTTTAGAAAGAGCGATTAATTTTGTTGTAAATTGA
- the rpiB gene encoding ribose 5-phosphate isomerase B, which yields MTIAIGNDHAGTDYKFEIIKHLENKGHKVINFGTDTNSSMDYPDAIHPTADCVESGKAEFGIILCGSGNGAQMTANKHQGIRAALCWNNELVALTRQHNNSNILTIPARFVSLQQAIGFVDIFLTTDFEGGRHGTRVDKISCAG from the coding sequence ATGACAATTGCCATAGGAAACGATCACGCAGGAACTGATTATAAGTTCGAAATTATAAAACATTTGGAGAACAAAGGACATAAAGTGATTAATTTTGGAACGGATACAAACAGTTCTATGGATTATCCTGATGCTATTCACCCAACTGCGGATTGTGTAGAATCTGGTAAAGCTGAATTTGGAATTATTCTTTGTGGTTCTGGTAATGGAGCACAAATGACAGCTAACAAACACCAAGGAATTAGAGCTGCTTTATGTTGGAATAATGAATTAGTTGCATTAACAAGACAACATAATAACTCAAATATATTAACGATTCCTGCACGTTTTGTATCTCTTCAACAAGCTATTGGTTTTGTAGATATTTTTTTAACTACAGATTTTGAAGGTGGAAGACATGGAACAAGGGTTGATAAAATTTCTTGTGCTGGGTAA
- a CDS encoding GNAT family N-acetyltransferase has product MNFITKKFQELTTTELYQILQLRSEVFVVEQDCVYQDIDFKDQKALHIIGFKEDKIVAYTRIFKPGDYFEKASIGRVVVAAKERKFGYGHLIMKASVSAIENNFKVDEITISAQKYLKKFYETHQFKQVGEEYLEDGIPHIKMDKK; this is encoded by the coding sequence ATGAATTTTATTACTAAAAAGTTCCAAGAATTAACCACAACTGAACTCTATCAAATTTTACAATTACGCTCAGAAGTTTTTGTGGTGGAACAAGATTGTGTATATCAAGATATCGATTTTAAAGACCAAAAAGCGTTGCATATTATCGGTTTTAAAGAGGATAAAATTGTGGCATACACTCGTATTTTTAAACCTGGAGATTATTTTGAAAAGGCAAGCATTGGTAGAGTAGTGGTTGCAGCAAAAGAAAGAAAGTTTGGGTATGGACATTTAATTATGAAAGCATCAGTTTCTGCTATAGAAAACAATTTTAAAGTTGATGAAATTACAATTTCTGCTCAAAAATATTTAAAGAAATTTTACGAAACACATCAATTTAAACAAGTAGGAGAGGAGTATTTAGAAGATGGTATTCCACATATTAAAATGGACAAAAAATAA
- a CDS encoding carboxypeptidase-like regulatory domain-containing protein, whose product MINKIQSFILSFLLITSVTFAQNSTDKIALSSLLIHLEKDYDIKFAFSDTDVKNIFIEAPKPGIPLHELLNYLNEKTFLLFKTLDNRYVTVSFLNKSIAICATILDANSLTPLNLASVQVNNYKIGTTTNQEGVFYLNDIPVNATLSISFISYKTLEISAKELFSASCKQLFLEEETEQLSEITMPRFLTSGLQKNVDGSTVLNTEKFGILPGLIEPDILQTIKILPGIESVNESVANINVRGGTNDQNLMLWDGIKMYHAGHFFGLISAYNPYLTKKIAVTKNGTSSAFSDGVSSTINMETDNKITNEFSGGAGFNLLSADVFLQVPIKENLELHISGRRSFTDLVNTPTYNNYFSRSFQDNTVSSNNINNAETDFYFYDYSFKVLYDLNYKHSIRANFIQIKNNLDYLEKYTSNNTIIEENSTLKQENLGANLSWNAHWNSKFSTNISAFISDYKINSSDYNKDSDQFQTQFNNVLETEIKLDSKYKFTDVLHFKNGLVFNEIGIRNTTTVNAPTFSKTVKDVLLKSAFYSEIEYKKKNTFARFGVRSNYFHKFSKFVIEPRINIRQQLNNEFSLKLEGEFKNQTTAQKIDFEDNFLGIEKRRWILADERNTPIIKSKQASFGIAYKLHNFYVDITGFYKKVDGITAANQGFYNNTQTFSSTGNYEVKGIEFLVNKQTENISTWLSYTFSENNYTFAIFNPETFANSLDISHSLSAAFNYNFTKNFKISIGSVLRSGRPFTKPVVGNETIQFGNRTIVNYANPNQERLANFFRIDLSTSYNFQFTDVIKSTIRVGFTNITDRKNTIDSYYVLDETSANNIKRVDTYSLPFTPNLSFRVNF is encoded by the coding sequence ATGATAAATAAAATTCAAAGTTTCATTCTAAGTTTTTTATTGATAACAAGTGTTACTTTTGCTCAGAATTCTACTGATAAAATTGCACTTTCGTCACTTTTAATACATTTAGAAAAAGACTACGATATAAAGTTCGCTTTTTCTGATACTGATGTAAAAAACATTTTTATTGAAGCACCAAAACCTGGTATTCCTTTACATGAACTCTTAAATTATTTAAACGAAAAAACGTTTTTACTCTTTAAAACTTTAGATAATAGATATGTTACTGTTTCCTTTTTAAACAAATCAATTGCTATTTGTGCAACCATTTTAGACGCCAATTCTTTAACGCCTTTAAATTTGGCCTCTGTACAAGTAAATAACTATAAAATTGGTACAACTACCAATCAAGAGGGTGTTTTTTATTTAAATGATATTCCTGTAAATGCAACTTTAAGTATTTCTTTTATCAGTTATAAAACTTTAGAAATTAGTGCAAAAGAGTTGTTTTCTGCTTCTTGTAAACAATTATTTTTAGAAGAAGAAACAGAACAATTATCAGAAATTACAATGCCGAGATTTCTAACTTCTGGTTTGCAAAAAAATGTAGATGGAAGTACCGTTTTAAACACAGAAAAATTTGGAATTTTACCTGGATTAATAGAACCAGATATTTTACAAACCATTAAAATTTTACCAGGAATAGAAAGTGTGAACGAAAGTGTAGCTAATATTAATGTTAGAGGTGGTACAAACGATCAAAATTTAATGCTTTGGGATGGAATTAAAATGTATCATGCTGGTCATTTTTTTGGGTTGATTTCTGCCTATAATCCTTATTTAACTAAAAAAATTGCTGTTACAAAAAATGGTACTAGTAGTGCTTTTTCAGACGGTGTTTCATCAACCATAAATATGGAAACTGACAACAAAATTACCAATGAATTTTCTGGTGGAGCAGGTTTTAATTTATTAAGTGCAGATGTTTTTTTACAAGTACCCATCAAAGAAAATTTAGAACTGCATATTTCTGGACGTAGATCTTTTACAGACTTGGTAAATACACCAACTTATAACAATTATTTTTCTAGAAGTTTTCAAGATAATACTGTCTCATCAAATAACATCAATAATGCTGAAACAGACTTTTACTTTTATGATTATTCGTTTAAAGTTTTATATGATCTTAATTATAAACACTCCATAAGAGCTAATTTTATTCAGATAAAAAACAACTTAGATTATTTAGAAAAATACACTTCTAATAACACAATAATTGAAGAAAATAGTACTTTGAAACAAGAAAATTTGGGTGCAAATTTAAGCTGGAACGCCCATTGGAATTCCAAATTTTCTACTAATATTTCTGCTTTTATATCAGATTATAAAATAAATTCTTCTGATTATAATAAGGATTCAGATCAGTTTCAAACACAATTTAATAACGTATTAGAAACTGAAATAAAATTAGATTCTAAATACAAATTTACAGATGTTTTACATTTTAAAAATGGGTTGGTTTTTAATGAAATTGGTATCAGAAATACAACTACAGTAAACGCACCAACTTTTTCTAAAACCGTTAAAGATGTATTATTAAAAAGCGCTTTTTATTCAGAAATTGAATATAAAAAAAAGAATACTTTTGCCAGATTTGGTGTTCGTTCAAACTATTTTCATAAATTTTCTAAATTTGTAATAGAACCTAGAATTAACATCAGACAACAACTTAATAATGAGTTTTCTTTAAAATTAGAAGGAGAATTTAAAAACCAAACTACAGCTCAAAAAATAGATTTTGAAGACAATTTTTTAGGCATCGAAAAACGCAGGTGGATTTTAGCTGATGAAAGGAATACACCCATTATAAAAAGCAAACAAGCTTCTTTTGGTATTGCCTATAAACTTCATAATTTTTATGTTGATATTACTGGATTTTATAAAAAAGTTGACGGAATTACAGCTGCAAACCAAGGATTTTATAACAACACACAAACATTTTCTTCTACCGGAAATTATGAAGTAAAAGGAATAGAATTTTTAGTAAATAAACAAACAGAAAACATAAGTACCTGGTTAAGTTATACTTTTTCTGAAAACAACTATACTTTTGCTATTTTTAATCCAGAAACCTTTGCAAATAGTTTAGATATTTCACACTCTTTAAGCGCAGCTTTTAACTATAATTTTACTAAAAATTTTAAAATTTCTATAGGAAGTGTTTTACGCTCTGGAAGACCTTTTACAAAACCTGTTGTTGGGAATGAAACCATACAATTTGGCAATAGAACCATTGTTAATTACGCCAATCCAAACCAAGAAAGATTAGCTAATTTTTTTAGAATTGATTTATCTACTAGTTACAATTTTCAATTTACAGATGTTATAAAATCTACAATAAGAGTTGGTTTTACCAATATTACAGATAGAAAAAATACGATAGATTCTTACTATGTTTTAGACGAAACAAGTGCAAATAATATAAAAAGAGTTGATACTTATTCTTTGCCTTTTACACCAAATTTAAGTTTTAGAGTCAATTTTTAA
- a CDS encoding FecR family protein: MEDKNDILKWLNRDISDEELADLKESKDFETLEKIAHYASQIETPKVAVDKAFSEFKLRTQKTAKKEKVIAFNFKELYKYAAAIVVLFTTSYFLFFNTETSFKTEFAQTKTFQLPDNSEVILNSNSKVTFDKKEWESDRNLTLHGEAFFKVQKGKKFTVNTNIGEVTVLGTKFNVKERANYFEVKTYEGLVSVAYKDTLVKLPKGTIFKVVNGKIDAVNTFDINENYWLQKESNFKSTALRFVLKEIENQFGYTIETKDVDVDILYSGGFTHTDVNIALQSVTIPLQLSYKIEERKIIIFNYDK; the protein is encoded by the coding sequence ATGGAAGATAAAAACGACATCTTAAAATGGCTAAACAGAGATATTTCTGATGAAGAATTAGCAGATTTAAAAGAATCTAAAGATTTTGAAACCTTAGAGAAAATTGCACATTATGCTTCTCAAATAGAAACACCAAAAGTAGCGGTTGATAAAGCATTCTCAGAATTTAAATTAAGAACACAAAAAACGGCTAAAAAAGAAAAAGTTATTGCTTTTAATTTTAAAGAACTCTATAAATATGCAGCTGCAATTGTGGTATTGTTTACAACTTCCTACTTCTTATTTTTTAATACTGAAACTAGTTTTAAAACCGAATTTGCACAAACAAAAACCTTTCAGTTACCAGACAATTCCGAAGTAATTTTAAACTCGAACTCTAAAGTAACTTTTGATAAAAAAGAGTGGGAAAGTGATCGGAATTTAACCTTACATGGAGAAGCTTTTTTTAAAGTACAAAAGGGTAAAAAATTTACGGTAAATACAAATATTGGAGAAGTAACTGTTTTAGGTACAAAGTTTAATGTAAAAGAAAGAGCCAACTATTTTGAGGTAAAAACCTATGAAGGTTTGGTAAGCGTCGCCTATAAAGATACCCTTGTAAAATTACCAAAAGGAACCATTTTTAAAGTGGTAAATGGTAAAATTGATGCTGTCAATACTTTTGATATAAACGAAAATTATTGGTTGCAAAAAGAATCTAATTTTAAAAGTACAGCCTTGCGTTTTGTGCTAAAAGAAATAGAAAATCAGTTTGGTTATACTATTGAAACTAAAGATGTAGATGTAGACATTTTATATTCAGGTGGTTTTACACATACAGATGTAAATATTGCACTGCAATCGGTTACAATTCCTTTGCAATTATCTTATAAAATTGAAGAAAGAAAAATTATCATTTTTAATTATGATAAATAA
- a CDS encoding RNA polymerase sigma factor produces the protein MANKSLCDEIYFNEFYTAHIQSASNFAFYKSGDKNTSLDLAQEAFIKIWENCAKIDFSKAKSYLFTVVNNLFLNKVKHEKVVFEYAKSSPYLDVNNQNPEYLLEEEEFKKQLKNAIADLTEGEREVFLMNRIDGKKYREIAEMLALSQKAVEKRMSSALKKLRSKINGI, from the coding sequence ATGGCAAATAAATCTCTTTGTGATGAAATTTATTTTAATGAGTTTTATACTGCTCATATTCAGTCTGCCAGTAACTTTGCATTCTACAAATCTGGTGATAAAAATACTTCTTTAGATTTAGCGCAAGAAGCTTTTATAAAAATATGGGAAAATTGCGCAAAAATAGATTTTTCAAAAGCAAAGTCTTACTTATTTACAGTTGTTAATAATCTTTTTTTGAATAAAGTAAAACACGAAAAGGTGGTTTTTGAATACGCAAAAAGCAGTCCTTATTTAGATGTAAACAATCAAAATCCAGAGTATTTATTAGAAGAAGAAGAGTTTAAAAAACAACTAAAAAATGCTATTGCAGATTTAACTGAAGGTGAACGTGAGGTTTTTTTAATGAATAGAATTGATGGTAAAAAATACAGAGAAATTGCAGAAATGCTAGCGCTATCACAAAAAGCGGTAGAAAAACGAATGTCATCAGCATTAAAAAAATTAAGAAGTAAAATAAATGGAATTTAA